The sequence AGGGCTCGGAGTGGACGAGGGACTCGACGAGGAAGACCGGCCGCCCGTGCTCTCGGGCCAGTCGCGCCTGCATCCGGGCCCCGCTGGTTGCTGCCGCCTCGACCACCACCGTGCCCAGGGCGATGCCGCTGGTGACGACGTTGCGTCGAGGAAACGAGGTTCGCGAGGGTGGCGCGTCGGGCCAGAACTGCGACACCACGGCCCCCGACCGACCGATCCGGAGGGCGAGATCGGTGTTCTCGGGCGGGTAGATGCGCCGGATCCCGCTGCCCAGCACGGCGATCGTCCGCCCCCCGGCCGCCAGGGCCGCGGTATGGGCGTCGGTGTCGAGACCGCGAGCCAGACCGGAGACGACGGTCACACCGGCCTCGGCCAGCGCCGCGGCCAGGTCCCGGGCTGTCCTGCGGCCGTCGTCGGATGGCTGCCGGGTGCCCACGATGGCGACCGACCGCTCGTCGTGAGGTTCCAGCCGGCCGCGGAGGAACAGGAACGGCGGCCGGTTGTACACCTGGGCCAGGTTGGCCGGGTAGCCGTCGTCGAGAACCGTGACGACCGCGAGCTCCGGGTCGTCGGCGAACAGGCGGTCGAGGACGGACCACCAGCGCTCGGCCGACTCGGCGGTCTCGGACCTGGCGGCCACGAGCGGGGCGGTGCCGCCGGCTGCCTCGACGGCGTCGGCGATCGCCGGCCACGGGCCCGGTGTGGTCTCGACCAGGGCCAGCAGCCCGGCCGCCTCGCGGTGCGCGCCCACCGGCCTACTCTTCCCGATGCAGCAGAAAGGTCCCGGTGGAGCGGCTCACGAGGCGGCCTTCGGCGTCCCGCACGGTCGCCTCGACGTAGGCCACCTGCCGGGCCATGCGCACCACCTCACCGCGAACTCCCAGCGTGTCTCCGGCCCGAGCGGCCCGCATGGTCTCGGTCTTCATCTCCAGGGTCGCCTGGCTCCGGTCCCGTCCGTCCAGTCCCGCGTTGACGGCGAAGTTCATCGCCGCGTCGAGCAGGACCGAGTGCACACCGGCCTGCACGATCCCCTGCGGGTTGCACGCCAGCGGCGTGGGTTCCCAGGCGGCCGCCGACCATCCGCCACCCGCTCCGTCGGCGCCGTACTCCTCGAACCGGCCCCCGACGGCGCCGATCACAGCCATGCCGCCATCGCCCAGCCAGCGGTCCATGTTCCTCACGGGCGCCAACCGTACTGCCGGCCCGTATCCTTGACCGTCCGGTCTAGTCTTGGGGCCGACAAGACCTGAGGAAGAAGAGGAGCGTTCCATGCCTAGCGCTGTCATCGTCGATGCCGTCCGCACCGCCGGGGGGAAGCGAAACGGCAAGCTCCGGGGTTGGCATCCCGTCGACCTGGCGGCGGAGACCCTGAGGGCGCTGGTCGAACGCAACGATCTCGATCCCGGTGTCATCGACGACGTCGTCATGGGCTGTGTCATGCAGGTCGGGGAGCAGGGGCTCAACATCGGTCGCAACGCCGTGCTCGCCGCCGGGTTCCCCGAGTCGGTGTGCTCCACCAGCGTCGATCGCCAGTGCGGCTCGTCCCAGCAGTCCGCCCACTTCGCCGCCCAGGGGGTCATGGCCGGGGCCTACGACGTCGTGGTGGCAGCCGGCGTCGAGTGCATGACGCGGACGCCCATGGGGGCTTCCGTCGTTCCCGGACTGGGCGCCCCCTTCGGGCCCAGGATGATGGCCCGGTACGCCTCGGTCGGCGGGCTGGTACCGCAGGGCATCTCGGCCGAGCTGATCGCCGACAAGTGGGGGCTGTCGCGGGAGGACCTCGACCGCTTCGGTGCCACCAGCCAGCAGCGGGCTGCCCGGGCGACAGCCGAGGGCCGCTTCGAGCGGGAGATCGTGCCGGTCGCGATCAAGGACGACGACGGCAACGACACCGACGAGATCGTCGACACCGACGAGGGCATCCGCCCCGACACCACGGTCGAGTCCCTCGCCCAGCTCAAGCCCGCCTTCAAGAAGGATGACGGCAAGGTCACCGCCGGCAACTCCTCACAGATCACCGATGGCGCCGCCGCTACCCTGATCATGAGTGAGGAGCGGGCCGCCAGTCTCGGACTCACGCCGCGGGCCCGGTTCCACACCTTCGCGCT is a genomic window of Acidimicrobiales bacterium containing:
- a CDS encoding DNA-processing protein DprA, whose product is MGAHREAAGLLALVETTPGPWPAIADAVEAAGGTAPLVAARSETAESAERWWSVLDRLFADDPELAVVTVLDDGYPANLAQVYNRPPFLFLRGRLEPHDERSVAIVGTRQPSDDGRRTARDLAAALAEAGVTVVSGLARGLDTDAHTAALAAGGRTIAVLGSGIRRIYPPENTDLALRIGRSGAVVSQFWPDAPPSRTSFPRRNVVTSGIALGTVVVEAAATSGARMQARLAREHGRPVFLVESLVHSEPWASALVDEGGATVVGGAGDLLPALDRLVADPGPIPEERGSSRQIRFL
- a CDS encoding PaaI family thioesterase codes for the protein MDRWLGDGGMAVIGAVGGRFEEYGADGAGGGWSAAAWEPTPLACNPQGIVQAGVHSVLLDAAMNFAVNAGLDGRDRSQATLEMKTETMRAARAGDTLGVRGEVVRMARQVAYVEATVRDAEGRLVSRSTGTFLLHREE
- a CDS encoding thiolase family protein, with product MPSAVIVDAVRTAGGKRNGKLRGWHPVDLAAETLRALVERNDLDPGVIDDVVMGCVMQVGEQGLNIGRNAVLAAGFPESVCSTSVDRQCGSSQQSAHFAAQGVMAGAYDVVVAAGVECMTRTPMGASVVPGLGAPFGPRMMARYASVGGLVPQGISAELIADKWGLSREDLDRFGATSQQRAARATAEGRFEREIVPVAIKDDDGNDTDEIVDTDEGIRPDTTVESLAQLKPAFKKDDGKVTAGNSSQITDGAAATLIMSEERAASLGLTPRARFHTFALAGVDPVTMLTGPIPATSKVLERAKMSLADIDLVEINEAFASVVLAWEKEHHPNMDRVNVNGGAIALGHPLGCSGAKLLATLVNELERTGGRYGLQTMCEGGGMANAMIIERLG